A stretch of the Deltaproteobacteria bacterium genome encodes the following:
- a CDS encoding Bax inhibitor-1/YccA family protein: MQTVAAPQSRVEVRVNEFVRSVYNWMCVGLGITAFVAYYVSSSSTLYQLVFQSRGIFLLLIIAELALVFSISGYIHRLRAGTATGLFVLYSALNGVTLSFIFRVYAHESITNTFFICSGTFLACSIYGWTTKRDLTSFGGFLVMGLFGIILASLVNLFMANTALGALITYVGVFVFIGLCAYDTQMLKNMALTRPDGLDESITRKGAILGALRLYLDFINLFLLLLRIFGSNRE, from the coding sequence ATGCAAACGGTGGCTGCACCGCAAAGCAGGGTCGAGGTAAGGGTCAATGAATTCGTCAGAAGCGTCTACAACTGGATGTGTGTGGGACTGGGTATAACCGCCTTTGTAGCCTATTACGTCTCATCAAGTAGTACGCTGTATCAACTGGTCTTTCAAAGTCGGGGTATATTCCTGCTCCTGATCATTGCCGAACTGGCTCTGGTCTTTTCTATAAGCGGATATATACACCGGTTGCGCGCGGGGACGGCTACCGGGCTCTTTGTTCTTTATTCTGCATTGAACGGGGTTACACTTTCCTTTATCTTCCGGGTCTATGCCCATGAGTCCATTACAAATACCTTCTTTATCTGTTCGGGCACTTTTCTTGCCTGCAGCATCTATGGATGGACGACGAAAAGGGATCTCACGTCCTTCGGCGGATTTCTCGTCATGGGGCTGTTTGGGATTATCCTCGCTTCCCTGGTCAACCTGTTCATGGCAAATACCGCCCTCGGTGCCCTTATTACTTATGTCGGCGTTTTCGTATTCATAGGGCTTTGCGCTTACGATACCCAAATGCTCAAAAACATGGCTCTGACCCGACCCGATGGCCTGGATGAGTCGATTACAAGGAAGGGTGCAATTTTGGGAGCATTGCGATTATATCTGGATTTCATCAATCTCTTTCTTTTGCTACTTAGAATCTTCGGCTCCAACCGGGAATAG